Proteins from a genomic interval of Tolypothrix sp. NIES-4075:
- a CDS encoding M3 family metallopeptidase: MSANATISQNPLLKGYGLPPFADISPEQVVPAFKQLLAELDKELASLETKIQPTWSSLVEPLEHLTERLNWSWGIVNHLMGVKNSPELREAYETVQPDVVQFVNKLGQSQAIYNTFKTLRQSDTWATLDSAQQRIIEAAIRDAELSGVGLQGEAKERFNAIQMELAELSTKFSNHVLDATKAFSLTLTTKAEIDGLPPSLLSLAAQAARSEGAENATPENGPWRITLDFPSYSPFMQHSTRRDLREQLYKAFITRASSGELDNNPLIERTLELRQELANLLGFKTFAELSLASKMAPNVEAAEALLEELRRASYDAAVKDLEELKAFAAKKGAAEANDLKHWDISFWAERQREEKFAFTAEELRPYFPLPQVLDGLFGLVKRLFGVTVTPADGQAPVWHEDVRYFQIADETGNAIAYFYLDAYSRPAEKRGGAWMDTCINRGKIKAQGAIATRLPVAYLVCNQTPPVDGKPSLMTFNEVETLFHEFGHGLHHMLTKVDYSSAAGINNVEWDAVELPSQFMENWCYERPTLFGMAKHYETGETLPEHYYQKLLAAKNYMSGSAMLRQLHFSMLDLELHYRYRPGGNETAKDVRDRLAKTTTVLPPLPEDAFLCAFGHIFSGGYAAGYYSYKWAEVLSADAFAAFEEAGIEDEQVIKATGKRYRDTILALGGSKHPMEVFKSFRGREPSTAALLKHNGLIAA, from the coding sequence ATGAGTGCAAACGCCACTATTTCTCAGAATCCCTTACTCAAAGGCTACGGCTTACCTCCTTTTGCAGACATTTCCCCAGAACAGGTAGTCCCAGCCTTCAAGCAACTGCTGGCAGAATTAGACAAAGAACTTGCCAGCTTAGAAACTAAAATACAACCTACTTGGAGCAGTTTAGTAGAACCTTTAGAACATTTAACAGAACGCCTAAATTGGAGTTGGGGCATAGTCAACCATTTAATGGGCGTAAAAAATAGCCCAGAACTGCGCGAAGCTTATGAAACTGTTCAACCAGATGTGGTGCAGTTTGTCAACAAGCTTGGTCAAAGTCAAGCTATCTACAATACTTTTAAAACACTACGGCAAAGTGATACTTGGGCAACTTTAGATTCTGCTCAACAGCGCATCATCGAAGCCGCAATTCGAGATGCAGAACTTTCCGGTGTCGGATTGCAAGGTGAAGCGAAAGAACGTTTCAACGCTATTCAGATGGAGTTAGCGGAACTTTCTACTAAGTTTTCTAACCATGTACTCGATGCTACCAAAGCCTTTAGTTTGACTTTGACAACTAAAGCAGAAATTGACGGCTTACCACCCAGTTTACTAAGTCTTGCTGCACAAGCTGCACGCTCAGAAGGTGCAGAAAACGCTACACCCGAAAACGGACCTTGGCGCATCACTTTGGACTTTCCGAGTTATAGTCCTTTCATGCAGCATAGCACCCGCCGCGATTTGCGAGAACAGCTTTACAAAGCTTTTATCACTCGTGCTTCCTCTGGGGAGTTGGATAACAACCCGTTAATTGAACGCACTTTGGAGTTGCGTCAAGAACTAGCAAATTTACTTGGCTTTAAAACTTTTGCTGAGTTGAGTTTAGCCAGTAAGATGGCTCCGAATGTTGAAGCAGCAGAAGCGCTTTTAGAAGAACTACGTCGTGCAAGTTACGATGCTGCTGTTAAAGATTTAGAAGAACTCAAAGCTTTTGCAGCAAAGAAGGGTGCAGCAGAAGCGAATGATTTGAAGCATTGGGATATCAGCTTTTGGGCTGAACGTCAACGAGAAGAAAAATTTGCTTTCACCGCTGAAGAGTTACGTCCTTATTTTCCGCTTCCCCAAGTGTTAGATGGTTTATTTGGGTTAGTAAAACGGCTGTTCGGCGTGACTGTCACTCCTGCCGATGGACAAGCTCCAGTATGGCATGAAGATGTACGTTATTTCCAAATTGCTGATGAAACGGGTAATGCGATCGCTTACTTCTACTTAGATGCTTACAGCCGTCCCGCAGAAAAGCGCGGCGGTGCTTGGATGGATACCTGCATTAATCGTGGGAAAATCAAAGCTCAGGGAGCGATCGCTACTCGTTTACCTGTAGCGTATTTGGTATGCAATCAAACTCCCCCTGTCGATGGCAAGCCGAGTTTGATGACTTTTAATGAAGTCGAAACTTTGTTCCACGAGTTTGGTCATGGCTTGCACCACATGCTAACGAAGGTAGATTACAGTAGTGCCGCAGGCATTAATAATGTAGAATGGGATGCAGTAGAATTACCTAGCCAGTTTATGGAAAACTGGTGTTATGAAAGACCAACTTTGTTTGGGATGGCAAAGCATTACGAAACTGGCGAGACGCTACCAGAGCATTATTATCAAAAGCTGTTGGCAGCAAAGAATTACATGAGTGGCAGTGCTATGCTCAGACAACTGCACTTTAGCATGTTGGATTTGGAATTGCACTACCGCTATCGTCCAGGTGGGAATGAAACTGCCAAAGATGTACGCGATCGCCTAGCCAAAACCACAACCGTTTTACCACCACTCCCCGAAGACGCATTTTTATGCGCTTTTGGACACATTTTTTCTGGTGGATATGCGGCTGGTTATTACAGCTATAAATGGGCTGAAGTTCTGAGTGCTGATGCTTTTGCCGCTTTTGAAGAAGCTGGTATCGAAGATGAGCAAGTAATCAAAGCTACTGGCAAACGCTACCGCGATACAATACTGGCTCTTGGTGGTAGCAAACATCCGATGGAGGTATTTAAATCCTTCCGGGGACGCGAACCGAGTACAGCAGCTTTACTTAAGCATAATGGTTTAATAGCTGCTTAA
- a CDS encoding alpha-hydroxy acid oxidase: MHDNFYRHNIEDNSTQLKPINLFEYEKLATKALSQKVLDYYSSGAWDEVTLRDNRAAFERFKIRPRMLVDVSSRNLSTKVLGQSIKMPLLIAPMAFQRLAHKDGELATATAASIAGIGMVLSTMATYSIEDVAARGYENTPASPQWFQLYVHRDRGLTRALVERAYAAGYQALCLTVDAPVLGQRERDKRNEFTLPPGLQLANLATLSGLKIPYEDGESGLFTYFAQQLNPALTWKDLEWVQSLSPLPLAIKGILRGDDALRAAEHGAKAVIVSNHGGRQLDSAIASIDALSEIVAAVGDKAEVLVDGGIRRGTDILKALALGAKAVLIGRPILWGLAVAGEVGVSHVIELLRSELDVAMALSGCAEIQDIDSSLVIPARA, from the coding sequence ATGCATGACAATTTTTACAGACACAATATTGAAGACAACAGTACCCAACTAAAACCGATTAACTTATTTGAATACGAAAAGCTAGCAACTAAGGCTTTATCTCAAAAAGTACTTGACTATTACAGTAGTGGTGCATGGGATGAAGTAACTTTACGAGATAACCGAGCTGCCTTCGAGCGATTCAAAATTAGACCCCGGATGCTAGTTGATGTAAGTTCGCGCAACTTGAGTACGAAAGTTTTGGGACAGTCTATTAAAATGCCACTTTTAATTGCTCCAATGGCATTTCAGCGTCTTGCTCATAAAGATGGAGAACTTGCTACTGCCACAGCTGCTTCAATTGCAGGTATTGGTATGGTTTTGAGTACGATGGCAACTTATAGTATTGAAGATGTGGCAGCAAGGGGTTATGAAAACACTCCTGCTAGTCCCCAATGGTTTCAACTTTATGTTCATCGTGACCGAGGACTAACCCGCGCTCTTGTAGAACGTGCCTACGCTGCTGGCTATCAAGCGCTTTGTCTGACCGTGGATGCTCCAGTTTTGGGTCAGCGGGAACGAGACAAGCGTAACGAGTTTACTTTACCACCTGGCTTGCAATTGGCTAATTTAGCAACTTTGTCTGGTTTAAAAATTCCTTATGAAGACGGGGAATCTGGATTATTTACATATTTTGCTCAACAACTTAACCCAGCCCTGACTTGGAAAGATTTGGAATGGGTGCAGTCTTTGTCACCACTGCCTTTAGCGATAAAAGGGATTTTACGTGGGGATGATGCTTTAAGGGCAGCGGAGCATGGAGCTAAAGCGGTGATAGTTTCTAATCATGGTGGCAGACAACTCGATAGTGCGATCGCTTCAATTGATGCCTTAAGTGAAATAGTTGCCGCAGTTGGGGACAAAGCAGAAGTCCTTGTAGATGGTGGTATCCGTCGGGGTACAGACATTCTTAAAGCTTTGGCTTTGGGTGCAAAAGCTGTACTTATAGGAAGACCTATCCTTTGGGGACTTGCTGTAGCAGGAGAAGTTGGTGTCTCTCATGTCATCGAACTACTACGCTCGGAGCTAGATGTCGCGATGGCACTTAGCGGTTGTGCCGAGATACAAGATATTGATAGTAGTTTGGTGATTCCGGCAAGAGCGTAG